The following proteins come from a genomic window of Suricata suricatta isolate VVHF042 chromosome 5, meerkat_22Aug2017_6uvM2_HiC, whole genome shotgun sequence:
- the STRIT1 gene encoding sarcoplasmic/endoplasmic reticulum calcium ATPase regulator DWORF codes for MAEKESPISRLLVPILLLIGWIVGCIIMVYVVFS; via the exons ATGGCTGAAAAAG aaTCTCCAATATCACGCCTTCTGGTCCCTATTCTTCTCTTGATTGGCTGGATTGTGGGCTGTATCATAATGGTTTATGTTGTCTTTTCTTAA